The following proteins are encoded in a genomic region of Thioclava nitratireducens:
- a CDS encoding DMT family transporter — protein sequence MTPEPTENDNLRGSMLMILAMAGFALEDMFIKMLAGDWPVGQILAAVGLGGATIFAVLAKLKGERIFTRSLLSSALWLRNAGEIVGTGFFVSAVAFTPLAQATAIHQATPLATTLGAAIFLKERVGWRRLSAILIGFLGVMIVIRPGTDEFSMLSLLAVGAVIGLSMRDVTTRRVPRDVTSLQVATLGFFCVLPLGLLLLAVLPEPVVTPAPMDWLYLLGALAIGPVGYYALIASVRLGEIAVIMPFRYSRLAFAVVISTVVFAEPPDRWTLIGGAVIVGSGLYALWRQAKLRREGRR from the coding sequence ATGACACCCGAACCCACCGAGAACGACAATCTGCGCGGCTCGATGCTGATGATCCTCGCGATGGCGGGGTTCGCGCTCGAGGATATGTTCATCAAGATGCTCGCGGGCGACTGGCCGGTGGGGCAAATTCTCGCCGCCGTGGGGCTTGGCGGCGCGACGATCTTCGCGGTGCTCGCCAAGCTGAAAGGCGAGCGCATCTTCACCCGCTCGCTGCTTTCCTCTGCGCTCTGGCTGCGCAACGCCGGCGAGATCGTCGGCACCGGGTTCTTCGTCTCCGCCGTGGCTTTCACGCCGCTCGCCCAAGCCACCGCGATCCATCAGGCGACGCCGCTTGCGACCACGCTCGGCGCCGCGATCTTCCTGAAGGAACGGGTCGGCTGGCGCAGGCTTTCGGCGATCCTGATCGGGTTTCTCGGCGTGATGATCGTGATCCGGCCCGGCACGGACGAATTCTCGATGCTCTCACTTCTCGCGGTCGGCGCGGTCATCGGCCTGTCGATGCGCGATGTCACCACGCGGCGCGTGCCGCGCGACGTGACCTCGCTGCAGGTGGCGACACTCGGCTTCTTCTGCGTGTTGCCGCTGGGGCTCCTGCTGCTGGCCGTGCTGCCAGAGCCGGTCGTCACACCCGCACCGATGGATTGGCTTTACCTGCTCGGCGCGCTCGCGATCGGGCCGGTGGGCTATTACGCCCTGATCGCCTCGGTGCGGCTGGGCGAAATCGCGGTGATCATGCCGTTTCGCTATTCGCGTCTCGCCTTCGCCGTCGTGATTTCGACCGTCGTCTTCGCCGAGCCCCCGGATCGCTGGACGCTGATCGGCGGGGCGGTGATTGTGGGCTCGGGCCTCTATGCGCTGTGGCGGCAGGCGAAACTGCGCAGGGAAGGTCGCCGTTAG
- a CDS encoding endonuclease/exonuclease/phosphatase family protein, protein MTLRIASYNLHKCVGTDRKHDPARIVNVINALHADVIALQEVDKRMGERPAALPQTLIEEETDFIRHDMPRTTAASLGWHGQVVLVRRGSRVLGIEPVTLPGLEPRGAIAVNIAPDSGAPFLLIAAHLGLRRSDRRAQWTRIAEIMAGVKPHPALAIGDFNEWRERHGFEALTGFHIHAPGATYPSRAPIGRLDRIVTSPGIRVVRKGVLDTPLARVASDHLPIWADIGGIVTRAHPRA, encoded by the coding sequence ATGACACTTCGGATCGCTTCCTACAATCTGCACAAATGCGTGGGGACCGATCGCAAGCATGACCCGGCGCGGATAGTGAACGTCATCAATGCGCTGCACGCCGATGTGATCGCCTTGCAGGAAGTCGACAAGCGCATGGGCGAGCGGCCGGCGGCACTGCCGCAGACGCTGATCGAGGAAGAGACCGATTTCATCCGCCACGACATGCCCCGCACCACAGCCGCCTCGCTGGGCTGGCATGGGCAGGTCGTGCTGGTCCGGCGTGGCTCCCGGGTGCTGGGGATCGAGCCGGTTACCCTGCCCGGTCTCGAGCCGCGCGGCGCCATCGCGGTGAACATCGCCCCCGACAGCGGCGCGCCCTTCCTGCTCATTGCGGCGCATCTTGGGCTGCGGCGGAGCGACCGGCGCGCACAATGGACCCGGATCGCCGAGATCATGGCCGGGGTGAAGCCGCATCCGGCGCTCGCAATCGGCGATTTCAACGAATGGCGCGAACGCCACGGCTTCGAAGCGCTGACCGGCTTTCACATCCATGCGCCGGGCGCGACCTACCCCTCGCGCGCCCCGATCGGCCGGCTCGACCGGATCGTGACATCACCGGGAATCCGCGTGGTGCGCAAGGGTGTGCTGGATACGCCACTGGCGCGCGTGGCCTCGGATCACCTGCCGATCTGGGCCGATATCGGCGGTATCGTCACCCGGGCGCATCCCCGCGCCTGA
- a CDS encoding protein adenylyltransferase SelO, with protein MTIPFDNSYARLPDTFFERQPPQPVKAPELVLLNRDLADRLGLDADWLEGPQGLEMLAGNTMPEGAEPIAQAYAGHQFGGFVPRLGDGRAVLLGEVVAPDGLRFDLQLKGAGRTAFSRGRSDGRAWLGPVLREYVLSEAMAKLGVPTTRALAAVRTGETVVRDASGRPGAILTRVARSHIRVGTFQYFAARNDRDGLRTLLTTLIDRHYPECETPLEVLRAVAAKQGELVAKWMALGFIHGVMNTDNMALSGETIDYGPCAFMDHYHPGRVFSSIDQQGRYAYARQPQVAVWNLAQFATCLMPLIGDDDAAIERASAAVDSFIGVYQGEWLRLMGRKIGLAEATEEDLPLIEDLLNRMATEKADFTRVFSALRRDPKTAGQEFTEPMAFDLWREGWEKRIASEDDPRAVMEMANPLRIPRNHRVEEMIAAAVDGDDGPLHRLMEALADPYAEDPRYASYEDAPKPDERVFRTFCGT; from the coding sequence ATGACCATTCCCTTCGACAACAGCTATGCCCGCCTGCCCGACACGTTCTTCGAGCGTCAGCCGCCCCAACCGGTGAAAGCGCCGGAACTGGTGCTGCTGAACCGCGACCTTGCCGACCGTCTCGGCCTGGATGCCGATTGGCTGGAGGGCCCCCAAGGGCTCGAGATGCTGGCCGGCAACACGATGCCCGAGGGCGCGGAGCCGATCGCGCAGGCCTATGCGGGTCACCAGTTCGGTGGCTTCGTGCCGCGTCTGGGCGATGGGCGTGCTGTGCTGCTGGGTGAAGTGGTCGCGCCCGATGGCCTGCGCTTCGATCTGCAACTGAAAGGCGCCGGGCGCACCGCGTTTTCGCGTGGCCGCTCTGACGGGCGGGCGTGGCTCGGTCCGGTGTTGCGCGAATATGTCCTGAGCGAAGCGATGGCGAAGCTTGGCGTGCCGACGACGCGCGCGCTCGCCGCCGTGCGGACGGGCGAAACCGTTGTGCGCGATGCCTCGGGGCGTCCCGGGGCGATCCTGACCCGCGTCGCGCGCAGCCATATCCGCGTCGGCACCTTCCAGTATTTCGCGGCGCGCAATGATCGCGATGGATTAAGAACTCTCCTCACCACGTTGATAGATAGACATTATCCGGAATGTGAGACTCCGCTCGAAGTCCTGCGTGCGGTAGCGGCGAAGCAGGGCGAGCTCGTCGCGAAATGGATGGCGCTCGGCTTCATTCATGGCGTGATGAACACCGACAACATGGCGCTGTCGGGCGAGACGATCGACTATGGCCCCTGCGCCTTCATGGACCATTACCATCCGGGGCGGGTCTTCTCCTCCATCGACCAACAGGGCCGCTACGCCTATGCGCGCCAGCCGCAAGTGGCGGTCTGGAACCTTGCGCAATTCGCGACCTGCCTGATGCCGCTGATCGGCGACGACGATGCGGCGATCGAACGGGCGAGTGCCGCCGTCGACAGCTTCATCGGCGTCTATCAGGGCGAATGGCTGCGGCTGATGGGCCGCAAGATCGGCCTCGCTGAGGCGACCGAGGAAGACCTGCCGCTCATCGAGGACCTGTTGAACCGCATGGCGACCGAAAAAGCCGATTTCACGCGTGTCTTCAGCGCGTTGCGGCGCGATCCTAAGACGGCGGGTCAAGAGTTCACAGAGCCGATGGCATTCGATCTCTGGCGCGAGGGATGGGAGAAGCGGATCGCGAGCGAAGACGATCCGCGCGCCGTCATGGAGATGGCGAACCCGCTGCGCATTCCGCGCAACCACCGGGTCGAGGAGATGATCGCGGCCGCGGTCGATGGTGATGACGGTCCGCTCCACAGGCTTATGGAGGCGCTGGCGGACCCCTATGCGGAAGATCCGCGTTACGCCTCGTATGAAGACGCCCCGAAGCCCGACGAACGGGTCTTCCGGACCTTCTGCGGGACATGA
- a CDS encoding AI-2E family transporter, whose translation MKDTPDEGRPALIDGRAFEPRALTNVLLGIIAFALALFLMVQAKFILISLAIAIILFSLTSEAINAVGRLRIGPVSIPPRLASLVALALIAGGLLTLSAVLISQVNTVVTMVLNYAGPAQQAIAQLFGWMGPEVEQSVLESMQSIQVAGYLTTLAGQASNLLSATILIILFVGFLFAERIWFDAKLNSLMGDRASAERIARMVGTIMRRVNHYLLVKAIVSAVTAIAVYGVFTVGGFDLALPVAIITFALNFIPSIGSIIATVIATLAVYVLTQNPYTAGTVLVAVGILQFVIGNVIDPMLMGHALRLSSFGIIISLAFWGAVWGLPGMFLAVPIMVALMIICSQSPRLRPLAVLLSREGLPDMEH comes from the coding sequence ATGAAGGACACTCCCGATGAGGGCCGCCCCGCCCTGATCGATGGGCGCGCATTCGAGCCGCGCGCGCTCACCAACGTGCTTCTCGGCATCATCGCCTTCGCGCTGGCGCTGTTCCTGATGGTGCAGGCGAAATTCATCCTGATCTCTCTGGCCATCGCGATCATCCTGTTCTCGCTGACCTCCGAGGCGATCAATGCGGTCGGGCGGCTCCGGATCGGGCCGGTCTCGATCCCGCCGCGTCTGGCGTCGCTGGTGGCACTGGCGCTGATCGCGGGCGGGCTGCTCACGCTGAGCGCGGTGCTGATCTCGCAGGTGAACACCGTCGTGACGATGGTGCTGAACTATGCGGGCCCCGCGCAGCAGGCGATCGCGCAACTCTTCGGCTGGATGGGCCCCGAGGTTGAGCAATCGGTGCTGGAATCGATGCAGAGCATTCAGGTCGCAGGGTATCTGACCACCCTGGCGGGTCAGGCCTCGAACCTGCTTTCGGCCACGATCCTGATCATTCTGTTCGTGGGCTTCCTGTTCGCCGAGCGTATCTGGTTCGACGCGAAGCTGAACTCGCTGATGGGGGATCGCGCCAGCGCAGAGCGGATCGCGCGAATGGTCGGCACGATCATGCGCCGGGTGAACCACTATCTGCTGGTCAAAGCCATCGTCAGCGCCGTCACGGCCATCGCGGTCTACGGCGTCTTCACCGTGGGCGGCTTCGACTTGGCGCTCCCGGTCGCGATCATCACCTTCGCACTGAACTTCATCCCCTCGATCGGCTCGATCATCGCGACGGTTATCGCGACGCTCGCGGTCTATGTGCTGACCCAGAACCCCTACACGGCGGGCACGGTGCTCGTCGCGGTCGGCATCCTGCAATTCGTGATCGGCAACGTGATCGACCCGATGCTGATGGGCCATGCGCTGCGGCTGTCGAGCTTCGGGATCATCATCTCGCTCGCCTTCTGGGGCGCGGTCTGGGGGCTTCCGGGGATGTTCCTCGCCGTGCCGATCATGGTGGCGCTGATGATCATCTGTTCGCAAAGCCCGCGTCTGCGTCCGCTCGCGGTGCTGCTGTCGCGCGAAGGTCTGCCGGACATGGAACATTGA
- a CDS encoding surface lipoprotein assembly modifier translates to MRYRSSFLLIWLAFALVTSTLLPTRSFAEQTVSDWFGVANAQLAQGKPGRALLIFGEIASRHPEFSPAQAGLEQSFRKLGSVRRNEAFLRYALAKDPKHEDALLAAWQALDRAHPLRFSATASILPSSNVDHVASERYLVTDFGTFLIKDGGNETSGVGLGYGANLDWFLQPRPGHRIRFRASYAGAWYHTATLRYSEPGLAVQYEHLGRRGPWSVEAFVRDRRYGGGSQDITSDNLTRGVRFAKAWRSVADGRTVFRLGGEYASYGEKSYLSGPRYYVDLARRTRVGRRGALSYGLRLERAVPRTDYHRYSGAELRVGFERPLIAGVRGGLSLSYGERRYDAAFPIVGVHRRDRAASLGLSLELKRVKILGQTPRISCTARRTRSNVALYTTNSVDCAFSLKLDF, encoded by the coding sequence ATGCGATACCGTTCTTCCTTCCTCCTGATCTGGCTCGCCTTCGCGCTTGTCACCTCCACGCTCTTGCCGACGCGTAGCTTCGCCGAACAGACGGTTTCGGATTGGTTCGGCGTGGCGAATGCGCAGCTCGCGCAGGGCAAACCGGGGCGGGCGCTGCTGATTTTCGGCGAAATCGCGTCGCGCCATCCGGAATTTTCTCCGGCGCAGGCCGGGTTGGAGCAAAGCTTCAGGAAACTTGGCTCCGTGCGCCGCAACGAGGCGTTCCTGCGTTACGCGCTCGCCAAGGATCCAAAGCACGAAGACGCGCTTCTCGCGGCGTGGCAGGCGCTCGATCGCGCGCATCCGCTGCGCTTCTCCGCCACCGCCTCGATCCTGCCGAGCAGCAATGTCGATCATGTCGCCTCGGAGCGTTACCTCGTGACAGATTTCGGGACCTTCCTGATCAAAGATGGCGGCAACGAGACCTCCGGCGTGGGGCTCGGCTATGGCGCCAATCTCGACTGGTTCCTTCAGCCGCGCCCGGGTCATCGCATCCGGTTTCGCGCCTCTTATGCGGGGGCGTGGTACCACACTGCGACATTGCGTTATTCCGAGCCCGGCCTTGCGGTGCAATATGAGCATCTCGGCCGTCGCGGGCCCTGGTCGGTCGAGGCGTTCGTCCGCGACAGGCGCTATGGCGGCGGGTCGCAAGACATCACGTCGGACAATCTCACGCGCGGAGTCCGGTTCGCGAAGGCGTGGCGGTCCGTGGCGGACGGGCGCACGGTTTTCCGGCTGGGCGGCGAATATGCCAGCTATGGCGAGAAGTCCTACCTGAGCGGGCCGAGATATTACGTCGATCTCGCACGCCGGACGCGGGTGGGGCGGCGCGGTGCCCTGAGCTATGGCCTGAGGCTGGAGCGCGCCGTGCCCCGGACGGACTATCACCGCTATTCCGGCGCCGAATTGCGCGTGGGTTTCGAGCGCCCCTTGATCGCGGGCGTACGGGGCGGGCTGTCGCTCAGCTATGGTGAGCGCCGCTATGATGCCGCCTTTCCGATCGTTGGCGTGCATCGCCGCGACCGGGCGGCAAGCCTCGGTCTGAGCCTGGAGTTGAAGCGGGTGAAAATCCTCGGTCAAACACCCAGAATTTCTTGCACGGCGCGGCGCACCCGGTCGAATGTCGCGCTCTACACGACGAACTCGGTCGATTGCGCTTTTTCCCTCAAGCTTGATTTTTGA
- a CDS encoding LuxR C-terminal-related transcriptional regulator, which produces MSHLISHHEIYDAALDDELFTLLPSMMAREIDIPSAVFIWLHPGDYREITAGTQAEANLDYNSFEGHDPWLAHGTPEKCGTGLFRLSDHVSAQEFEHSEMYNDFIVKNGVDRYWCLAMMQSTRDGLVATAFHKGKRGGDFTDPEMKTLGAHVQDLGRLHKIRRELHRASIQQVTASDNSLLDDAPILELDHEGRLVRMNGMAETLIEIHPLLVLNFQRVLRARGAAQPALRRAIGRATDAGKSAAGSLDLPQMRGADGRIIPRLRLNLLPRTDGGRRVLVIVTSEEETALRDLVDAPRDRIHLTPRERDVLHGMIRGRRRDQLAHDLDLAMPTIDMHSANLRRKLGARTIAEAVAIALRFGLL; this is translated from the coding sequence ATGTCACATCTCATATCGCATCACGAGATCTACGACGCCGCGCTTGACGACGAGTTGTTCACGTTGCTGCCCAGCATGATGGCGCGGGAGATCGACATTCCCTCCGCGGTCTTCATCTGGCTCCATCCCGGCGACTATCGCGAAATTACCGCCGGAACCCAGGCGGAGGCCAATCTCGACTACAATTCCTTCGAGGGGCACGACCCATGGTTGGCCCATGGCACGCCGGAGAAGTGTGGAACAGGGCTGTTTCGTTTGTCGGACCACGTGAGCGCGCAGGAGTTCGAACACAGCGAAATGTATAACGATTTCATCGTGAAGAACGGTGTCGATCGCTACTGGTGTCTCGCGATGATGCAGAGCACCCGCGACGGTTTGGTCGCCACGGCGTTCCACAAGGGCAAGCGCGGGGGGGATTTCACCGACCCCGAGATGAAGACTCTCGGCGCGCATGTCCAGGATCTGGGGCGGCTGCACAAGATCCGTCGGGAGCTTCATCGCGCCAGTATCCAGCAGGTCACCGCGTCTGATAACAGCCTGCTCGACGACGCGCCGATTTTAGAGCTCGACCACGAGGGCCGCCTTGTGCGGATGAACGGGATGGCGGAGACGCTGATAGAAATCCACCCGCTTCTCGTGCTGAATTTCCAGCGTGTGCTGCGGGCGCGCGGGGCGGCGCAACCTGCCTTGCGCCGCGCGATCGGACGGGCGACCGATGCTGGCAAAAGCGCGGCGGGCTCGCTCGATCTGCCGCAGATGCGTGGGGCGGACGGGCGGATCATTCCGAGGCTGCGACTGAACCTTCTGCCGCGCACAGATGGCGGGCGCCGGGTCCTCGTCATCGTCACGAGCGAGGAAGAGACAGCCCTTCGCGATCTGGTGGATGCACCGCGCGACAGGATTCACCTTACCCCGCGCGAGCGCGATGTCCTGCACGGGATGATCCGCGGCCGCAGGCGCGATCAGCTGGCCCATGACCTCGATCTGGCCATGCCGACAATCGATATGCACAGCGCCAACCTGCGCCGCAAACTCGGCGCCCGGACGATCGCCGAAGCCGTGGCGATCGCATTGCGCTTCGGGCTTTTGTAG
- a CDS encoding aminopeptidase P family protein, with product MDRPAFYRFHQGERILPFAASEYEARLAGLRAAMSQAGIDACLFTSMHNIAYYSGFLYCAFGRPYALVVTPSDSVTISAGIDAAQPWRRGHGDNITYTDWARNNYWRAIASVTGKRRVLGIDSDHLTLAQAALLQDFLEPTETRDIAPATMRQRMHKSPAEIALIRQGAAVADVGGYAIRETIREGVREIDVAMAGRDAMELEIARRFPDAEYRDTWVWFQSGINTDGAHNPVTGRILQRGDILSLNTFPMISGYYTALELTLFVGEVDDASRAIWEANVAAHEYGMSLLKPGASCAEVTENINAFFAERDLLQYRTFGYGHSFGVLSHYYGREAGLELREDIATVLEPGMVISMEPMLTIPEGQPGAGGYREHDILVITENGNEDITGYPYGPEFNVVG from the coding sequence ATGGACCGTCCTGCTTTTTACCGATTTCACCAAGGCGAGCGCATCCTGCCCTTCGCTGCCAGCGAATACGAGGCGCGGCTCGCGGGTCTCCGCGCGGCGATGAGCCAAGCGGGCATTGATGCCTGCCTGTTCACTTCGATGCATAACATCGCCTATTACTCGGGCTTTCTATACTGCGCCTTTGGGCGGCCCTACGCGCTGGTCGTGACGCCAAGCGACAGCGTGACGATCTCGGCGGGGATCGATGCCGCGCAACCGTGGCGGCGCGGCCATGGCGACAATATCACCTATACCGACTGGGCGCGGAACAATTACTGGCGCGCGATCGCCTCCGTCACCGGCAAACGCCGCGTGCTGGGCATCGATTCCGATCACCTGACGCTGGCGCAGGCGGCGCTTCTGCAGGATTTCCTCGAGCCGACCGAGACCCGCGACATCGCCCCCGCCACGATGCGGCAACGGATGCACAAATCGCCCGCCGAGATCGCCCTGATCCGGCAAGGGGCCGCGGTCGCGGACGTGGGTGGCTATGCTATCCGCGAGACGATCCGCGAAGGCGTGCGCGAGATCGACGTGGCGATGGCGGGCCGCGACGCGATGGAGTTGGAAATCGCCAGGCGATTTCCCGACGCCGAGTATCGCGACACCTGGGTCTGGTTCCAGTCGGGCATCAACACCGACGGCGCGCATAACCCGGTGACGGGGCGCATTTTGCAGCGCGGCGACATCCTGTCGCTCAACACCTTCCCCATGATTTCAGGCTATTACACGGCGCTAGAGCTCACGCTGTTCGTGGGCGAAGTTGACGACGCCTCGCGCGCGATCTGGGAGGCGAATGTCGCCGCCCATGAATACGGGATGAGCCTTCTGAAACCCGGGGCGAGTTGCGCCGAGGTGACCGAGAATATCAATGCCTTCTTCGCCGAGCGCGACCTGCTGCAATACCGCACCTTCGGCTATGGCCATAGCTTCGGGGTGCTGTCGCATTACTACGGGCGCGAAGCGGGGCTGGAGTTGCGCGAGGATATCGCCACGGTGCTGGAGCCTGGAATGGTGATCTCGATGGAGCCGATGCTGACGATCCCCGAGGGCCAGCCGGGCGCGGGCGGCTATCGTGAGCACGACATCCTCGTGATCACCGAGAACGGCAACGAGGACATCACAGGCTACCCCTACGGGCCGGAGTTCAACGTGGTGGGATGA
- the aroQ gene encoding type II 3-dehydroquinate dehydratase, whose protein sequence is MSKTIHILNGPNLNLLGKRQPEIYGSDTLGDVERICREEAQPRGFDVALFQSNFEGEIVEQIHHARDEACAIVINAGAYTHTSVAILDALNTFEGPVFEVHISNVHKRESFRHHSYISQRAEGVLAGFGIEGYALATRRACSVLS, encoded by the coding sequence ATGTCGAAGACAATCCATATCCTCAACGGCCCGAACCTGAACCTTCTGGGCAAGCGCCAGCCCGAGATCTACGGCTCGGACACGCTCGGGGACGTGGAGCGGATTTGCCGCGAGGAGGCGCAGCCCCGCGGCTTCGATGTCGCGCTGTTCCAGTCGAATTTCGAGGGCGAAATCGTCGAGCAGATTCACCATGCGCGCGACGAGGCCTGCGCCATCGTGATCAATGCGGGGGCCTACACCCACACTTCCGTCGCGATCCTCGACGCGCTAAACACTTTCGAAGGCCCGGTCTTCGAAGTGCATATTTCCAATGTTCACAAGCGGGAAAGCTTCCGCCATCATTCCTACATCTCGCAACGGGCGGAGGGGGTTCTGGCAGGCTTCGGGATCGAGGGTTACGCGCTCGCAACCCGCCGCGCCTGTTCGGTTCTGAGTTAA
- a CDS encoding DUF2927 domain-containing protein has translation MSDRDFYRAMACAARPGGACTLPYRRWAASKCRDLTVGLAFRSQHFPAKRAHAIEQAARAAIAQINKTGAALHLSYAGARPADIKLYLTDTPVGGTVRGTPSMRLNGRRLGPGTVAKVTFYWQTNTGRIMDADIAFSRDIQMRDIRSVVLEEIVQSLGFSTDLEDPYYTQSSIFSEDGNSVTRLIGQDAMALRSHYPPR, from the coding sequence ATGAGCGACCGCGACTTCTATCGCGCGATGGCCTGCGCCGCGCGGCCTGGGGGCGCCTGCACCTTGCCCTACCGACGCTGGGCGGCCAGCAAATGCCGCGATCTGACGGTCGGCCTCGCCTTCCGCTCACAGCATTTTCCAGCCAAGCGCGCCCATGCCATCGAACAGGCCGCCCGTGCCGCGATCGCGCAGATCAACAAGACCGGCGCTGCGTTGCACCTTAGCTATGCCGGGGCGCGTCCCGCCGATATCAAGCTCTACCTGACCGACACGCCCGTGGGCGGCACGGTGCGCGGCACACCATCGATGCGGCTCAATGGCCGGCGACTGGGACCGGGCACGGTCGCGAAGGTGACCTTCTACTGGCAGACCAACACGGGCCGGATCATGGATGCCGATATCGCCTTCAGCCGGGACATCCAGATGCGCGATATCCGCTCGGTCGTGCTGGAAGAGATCGTGCAATCGCTCGGTTTCTCGACCGATCTGGAAGATCCGTATTACACCCAAAGCTCGATTTTCTCGGAGGACGGGAATTCGGTCACGCGGCTGATCGGGCAGGACGCGATGGCGCTGCGCAGCCATTACCCGCCGCGCTGA
- a CDS encoding sulfite exporter TauE/SafE family protein has product MYETVLLIVAALVVGMSKGGLSSAAAIAVPMLALFMNPVKAAATLLPVYIVTDWVGVWLYRHHFSRRNLFILVPAMLAGVAIATVITPYTPEWALLIFTGLIGIWHVGRAWLKRHDDSQAEAKVIPGLFWGTLTGIASFITHSGSPPAQAYLLPQKLPKLEFAGTIAIAFAIGNIVKLPAYWVIGQLDGLNWPLVAGLAVAGIAGTVAGRWLTARLSQQLYMRVIQIMLAVLSVLLLIRGATQVM; this is encoded by the coding sequence ATGTATGAAACCGTTTTGCTGATCGTCGCGGCGCTGGTCGTCGGCATGTCGAAGGGAGGGCTGTCGTCCGCTGCGGCCATCGCGGTGCCAATGCTCGCGCTGTTCATGAACCCGGTGAAGGCGGCGGCCACGCTACTGCCGGTCTATATCGTGACCGACTGGGTGGGCGTCTGGCTCTACCGTCACCATTTTTCCAGGCGGAACCTGTTCATTCTCGTGCCCGCGATGCTTGCCGGCGTCGCCATCGCGACCGTGATCACGCCCTACACGCCGGAATGGGCGTTGCTCATCTTCACCGGGCTGATCGGGATATGGCATGTCGGACGCGCCTGGCTGAAACGGCATGACGACAGCCAGGCCGAGGCCAAGGTGATCCCGGGGCTGTTCTGGGGGACGCTGACCGGGATCGCGAGCTTCATCACCCATTCCGGCTCGCCGCCTGCGCAGGCCTACCTGCTGCCGCAGAAGCTGCCCAAGCTGGAATTCGCGGGCACAATCGCCATCGCCTTCGCCATCGGAAATATCGTGAAACTGCCCGCCTATTGGGTGATCGGTCAGCTCGACGGGCTGAACTGGCCCCTTGTCGCGGGGCTGGCCGTGGCGGGGATCGCAGGAACCGTTGCGGGGCGTTGGCTGACCGCTCGGCTGTCGCAGCAACTCTACATGCGGGTTATCCAGATCATGCTGGCGGTGCTGTCGGTCCTGCTACTGATCCGCGGCGCGACGCAGGTGATGTGA
- a CDS encoding aldo/keto reductase → MKRTALGTTGFEIAPIVFGGNVFGWTLDEVASFRILDAFIDHGFDAIDTADVYSKWAEGNAGGESETVLGRWFDARPGMRDKVKLFTKVGSDMGGPGEKGLGAEWISKAIDRSLARLRTDHVDLYFSHWPDDSVSHAETLGAYDKLLKAGKIGAIGASNYDAAMLKAALETADSEGLPRYQVIQPEYNLYDREAFDGPLRDLCVSETIGVVTYFSLAAGFLSGKYRSKADLEGRKRGGMVEKYLTDRGMALLDVLEDVASQKGAKPAEVAIAWLINREGVSAPIASATSIEQVESFAKAAEMTLSDEEMRRLTDAGA, encoded by the coding sequence ATGAAACGCACAGCTCTCGGAACGACCGGCTTCGAGATCGCCCCCATCGTCTTCGGCGGCAATGTCTTCGGCTGGACGCTCGACGAGGTCGCAAGCTTCCGCATTCTCGACGCTTTCATCGACCACGGCTTCGACGCGATCGACACCGCCGATGTCTATTCGAAATGGGCCGAGGGCAATGCGGGCGGCGAGTCCGAGACGGTTCTTGGCCGCTGGTTCGACGCACGCCCCGGAATGCGCGACAAGGTGAAGCTGTTCACCAAGGTCGGCTCGGATATGGGCGGCCCGGGCGAGAAAGGCCTCGGCGCGGAGTGGATATCCAAGGCCATCGACCGGTCGCTGGCGCGGCTGCGCACCGATCACGTCGATCTCTATTTCTCGCATTGGCCCGATGACAGCGTGAGCCATGCCGAGACGCTGGGCGCCTATGACAAGCTTCTCAAAGCGGGCAAGATCGGCGCGATCGGAGCGTCGAATTACGATGCCGCCATGCTGAAAGCGGCGCTGGAGACTGCCGATAGCGAGGGGCTGCCGCGCTATCAGGTGATCCAGCCGGAATATAACCTTTATGACCGCGAGGCTTTCGACGGGCCGTTGCGCGATCTCTGTGTGAGCGAGACTATCGGGGTGGTCACCTATTTCTCGCTCGCCGCCGGGTTCCTGTCGGGCAAGTATCGCTCGAAAGCCGATCTGGAAGGCCGCAAGCGCGGCGGGATGGTCGAGAAATACCTCACCGATCGTGGCATGGCGCTTCTCGACGTGCTCGAAGACGTGGCGAGCCAGAAAGGCGCGAAACCCGCCGAGGTGGCCATCGCCTGGCTGATCAACCGGGAGGGCGTCAGCGCCCCGATCGCCAGCGCTACCAGCATCGAGCAGGTGGAAAGCTTCGCGAAGGCCGCGGAGATGACGCTCAGCGACGAAGAGATGCGCCGCCTCACAGACGCGGGCGCCTGA